A part of Streptomyces sp. NBC_01235 genomic DNA contains:
- the paaZ gene encoding phenylacetic acid degradation bifunctional protein PaaZ, with protein MNRPTDESGCQPMLQSYLQDTWVTPKATPESAAGVHDAVTGDLVCHVSSQGLDLAGAFGHARRVGGPALRALSFHQRADLLDAVAAAVRARREELYALSARAGATLPDARYDVDGGIRVLRDYSARARAELPDAPILVEGPAERLARGEDFLGVHLVTPSPGLMLQVNAFNFPVWAPLEKLAQSVLAGMPTAVKPATPTAYLTAQLVRIITDADVLPPGALQLVVGSVRPALDLLGEQDVLSFTGSAATAEALRTHPNLVTRSVRFNAEADSVNAIVLAPDVTPGSPLFEAFVREVVTEMTVKAGQKCTAIRRVLVPRAHESAALDAISAGLAGVTIGNPSSDGVRMGAVVSLAQRDDVRRAVRKIAESGRFVHGDPDKVRVVDADPDRGAFLGTLLISADPDAPAPHEVEPFGPAATVLAYRDTAHATDRVVRGRGSLAASVVSDDLSWTTAFLQDVAPWHGRLHLLDSTNMAQTTGHGSPLPALRHGGPGRAGGGSEMAGTRGVVDLMQRTALQASPRLLNTLHAAPPSPGGESL; from the coding sequence ATGAACCGGCCCACCGACGAAAGCGGTTGTCAGCCCATGCTCCAGAGCTACTTGCAGGACACCTGGGTCACTCCCAAGGCAACGCCGGAGTCGGCGGCCGGCGTACACGACGCGGTCACCGGGGACCTGGTCTGCCACGTCTCCTCCCAAGGCCTCGACCTCGCGGGGGCGTTCGGCCACGCACGCCGCGTCGGCGGCCCGGCCCTGCGCGCCCTGTCCTTCCACCAACGAGCCGACCTCCTGGACGCGGTCGCCGCTGCCGTCCGGGCCCGCCGCGAGGAGCTCTACGCCCTGTCGGCCCGTGCTGGAGCCACGTTGCCGGACGCCCGGTACGACGTCGACGGCGGCATCCGTGTCCTGCGCGACTACTCCGCGCGAGCACGCGCCGAACTGCCGGATGCACCGATCCTGGTCGAGGGACCCGCCGAACGCCTGGCCCGGGGCGAGGACTTCCTGGGCGTCCATCTCGTCACGCCCTCACCGGGCCTGATGCTCCAGGTGAACGCCTTCAACTTCCCCGTCTGGGCCCCGCTGGAGAAGCTGGCGCAGTCGGTGCTGGCCGGTATGCCCACGGCGGTCAAACCCGCCACCCCCACCGCGTACCTCACCGCACAGCTCGTCCGGATCATCACGGATGCCGACGTCCTTCCGCCTGGAGCCCTGCAGCTGGTCGTGGGCTCGGTACGGCCGGCGCTCGACCTGCTGGGAGAACAGGACGTGCTCTCCTTCACCGGCTCGGCCGCCACCGCCGAGGCCCTGCGCACGCACCCGAACCTGGTCACCCGTTCCGTCCGGTTCAACGCGGAGGCCGACTCCGTCAACGCCATCGTCCTCGCCCCGGACGTCACACCCGGCTCACCGCTCTTCGAGGCGTTCGTGCGGGAGGTCGTGACCGAGATGACGGTCAAGGCGGGCCAGAAGTGCACCGCGATCCGCCGTGTCCTCGTCCCCCGCGCACACGAGTCCGCAGCCCTCGACGCGATCTCCGCCGGGCTGGCCGGGGTGACCATCGGCAACCCCTCCTCGGACGGCGTGCGGATGGGAGCGGTCGTCAGCCTCGCGCAACGCGACGACGTACGCCGGGCCGTCCGCAAGATCGCCGAGTCCGGCCGCTTCGTTCACGGCGACCCCGACAAGGTCCGGGTGGTCGACGCCGACCCGGACCGCGGAGCCTTCCTGGGAACGCTCCTGATCTCCGCGGACCCTGATGCCCCGGCACCTCACGAGGTCGAGCCGTTCGGACCGGCCGCGACCGTGCTGGCGTACCGCGACACGGCTCACGCCACGGACCGGGTGGTGCGCGGTCGGGGCAGCCTCGCTGCCTCGGTGGTCAGCGACGACCTCTCCTGGACGACCGCCTTCCTCCAGGACGTGGCCCCCTGGCACGGACGGCTCCACCTGCTGGACTCGACGAACATGGCGCAGACAACCGGCCACGGATCCCCACTGCCCGCCCTGAGACACGGCGGACCCGGTCGCGCCGGCGGAGGATCGGAGATGGCGGGCACCCGCGGCGTCGTCGACCTGATGCAGCGAACGGCACTCCAGGCCTCTCCACGGCTGCTCAACACGCTGCACGCCGCGCCGCCCTCCCCGGGGGGCGAATCCCTGTGA